In Wolbachia endosymbiont (group A) of Pogonocherus hispidulus, the genomic stretch CAATACACGAATTAGAAAAGCACATTTTAGTATTTTATCCAGGAGTACTGAAGTGGCACGAACATAGACATTTGCACAGAAATTGGAAAAATAGTCAAGTAATATCTCTAATAAGTTAAGTACTTATATTTAGATCCTCATATATTATATTAACAATAGGTAAAAGTGTATGAAATAAAAAGAAAAAGACTTGCTTTTCTATGCTAAAAAGGACATGACTTAAATAGCAGCAGGTAAACATAAGAAATTTATCTGGCGCTAGAAAAGCTAATTTTGTGAGGTAAGTATGAAGTTTAGCGAAGAAAAGAGAGAATCTTTTAGTAAGTTTTTTAAAGAAGTATCAAGTAACGATATTAATAAAAGAAATGAAGAAGGAGAGACGATCTTGCATCAAGCAGTAGAAATCTCCAATTACAAAACAATAAGGTTATTAATAAAAAAAGGGGCAGAGGTTAATGCAAGAGATAAAAATGGTTATACACCACTACACTGTGCAGTATTCGCAAAGAGTTTAGAAAATGTAAAAGTGCTGCTAAGGGAAGGAGCGGAAGTAAATGCCACTCAATATGTCAGTGGATGTACGCCACTCCACTCTGCGTGCAAAATGGGAGGAGTTGAAATAATAAAAGAGCTAGTGAAGGCCGGAGCTGAAGTTAATCAACTGAATAAATATGGTGCAACACCAATGTATTACATCTGGGAAAGTGAAAAGTATCGTCTATGTGATAGCAAAGAAAGTGAAAAGGCAAGTAAATTTTTGAGAGAAAAAGGAGGAGTAACAAAAAGTAGAGAACTGACGTGCTATGGAATAGAGAGGCTAGTGGGAGAAATAGCAGACATGTTGAATGGGAGTTATTTACCAGAGTTAAAAATAATAGAGATAGAAGAAATAAGGAAGAGAGACAAATCGCTAATAAAGAAAGAATGTCAAAATTTAGCAAGCAAGATAATCAGCCAAGTGAATGAAATGATAGATGAGGTGGTGAGAAGGAAAGCTTAAAAAAAAGGTCAAAGAAAAGGTGAGGTAGATTATGTTAAAGTTTGGTAAGAAAGAGGAGTCACTATTAGAGAACTCATATAAAAATATTTATGCAAGAGACAAGAATGGAAGAACAGCTCTACATTATGCAGTAGAGGTAAAAACAGTGGAGTTATTAGTCGAAAAAGGAGCGAATGTGAATGCAACAGATATAGGAGGATATACAGCACTACACCTAGCGGTAACGGAGAAACGCCTAGAAACCGTGAGAGAATTGATAAAGTCAGGAGCAAATATAAATGCGGAAGAATATGGAAATAAATGCACTCCATTGCACCTTGCATGTATGGTGGAGAAAGTGGAAATAGTAGAAGAGTTAGTGAAAGCTGGAGGAGAAATAGAGCAAGCGGATAAATTTGGAATGACAGCGATGGATTATGCGAAAAATAGTAAAGAGATAACCGAGGTATTAAAGAAAGAAACAGACAGAATTGAAAAGTTATTTGAACAGCAAAGTGGGAAATCTTCTATGAGAGGCTAAAAGCATGGAGGAAGAAACAGAAAAGAAAGTAATGAATTTGGAGAAAAAAGCGTTGGTAGAGTTGAGAAGAATATGGAAGAAGGTATATGGGGAAGAGGCGCCTAGATACTCAAAGAAATATCTGATACCGAGACTAGCATATAGAATACAGGAGGAAGCGTATGGAGAAATGTCAAGAAAAGGAACAAAAAGACTAGAGTATCTAGCAGATCGGCTAGAGAAGGGAAAAAGAATAAGTAGTGACAAACTGCCAGTAGCAGGAACAGAGCTAATATTAGAGAGAGGGGAAGAAACGCATGCGGTAATGGTAACAGATAAGGGTTTAATCTACAGAGAAGAATTTTTTACGTCATTGTCAGCAGTAGCCGGAAAAATAATGGGAATGAGTTACAATGGGCCGCTCCTATTTGGTTTGCGTGATCAAAAGGGAAGGGAAAATGTGTAAAGAGATAAGATGTGCAATATATACGAGAAAGTCAAATGAGGATGGTCTAGAACAAAAGTTTAATAGTCTTGATGCGCAACGTGTAGCATGTGAAAAATATATAAAAAGCCGAGAAGGATGGGTAGCATTGGCCAAAAGATACGATGATGGAGGTTTCTCAGGAAAGAATTTAGAAAGACCAGCAATAAAGGAGTTGTTTGAAGATGTAAAGACAGGAGAAGTTGACTGTGTAGTAGTATATACATTAGATAGGCTATCAAGAGAAACAAAAGACAGCATTGAAGTAACGTCATTTTTTAGAAGGCATAGAGTAAATTTTGTAGCAGTAACACAGATATTTGACAATAATACGCCAATGGGAAAGTTCGTGCAAACGGTATTGTCAGGAGCAGCACAGCTAGAAAGAGAAATGATCGTAGAAAGAGTAAAAAACAAAATAGCAACATCAAAAGAGCAAGGGTTATGGATGGGAGGAACTTTACCGCTGGGATATGATGTAAAAGATAAAGAATTAATAATAAATGAAAAAGAAGCAAAAGTGGTAAGGTATATATTTGAAAGATATTTGGAGCTGAAGTCAATGGCAGAGTTGGCAAGGGAATTAAACAGAGAAGGGTACCGGACGAAATCAGATATCTTTAAAAAGGCAATGGTGAGAAGAATAATAACAAATCCAATATATATGGGAAAAATAAGGCATTATGAGAAGCAATATGAGGGAAAGCATGAAGCAATAATAAAAGAGGAAAAATGGCAAAAAGCACAGGAATTGATAAAGAATCAACCATATAGAAAGGTGAAATACGAGGAAGCGCTACTAAAGGGAATAATAAAGTGCAAGGGCTGTGATGTAAATATGACGCTGACCTATGCAAAAAAGGAAAATAAAAGGTACCGATATTATATATGTAATAATCGTTTAGGAGGAAAAGGGTGTGCATCAGTGAGTCGAAGTATAGTAGCAGGAGAAATAGAAAAAGAAGCAATGAAGAAAGCAGAAGATTTATATGAAAAATGGGGAGAAAAAGCAGAAGAGTGGAAAAATTTAAGTTTTGGAAAGCAAAAAGAAGTAGTGAAAAAGTTAATAAAGGGAGTAATGGTTAAGGAAGATGGAATAGAAGTGAGTTCTGAATCAGAGGAAAAGTTTATACCAATAAAGAAGAAAGGAAATAAATGCACGGTAGTAGAACCAGAAGGTAAAACAAACAATGCGCTACTGAAAGCAGTGGTAAGAGCTCACTTGTGGAAACGGCAACTAGAAGAGGGAAAATATAGAAGTGTAAAGGAACTGAGTACTAAAATTAATATAGGTACAAGACGTATACAGCAAATTTTGAGATTAAATTATTTAGCTCCAAAAATAAAGGAAGACATAGTAAATGGGAGACAGCCAAGAGCCTTGAAGCTAGCTGATTTGAGAGAAATACCGATGCTATGGAGTGAGCAAAGGGAGAAATTTTACGGCTCAGCGTCGTAACGTTTATAAAAACAACAATATGAAAAAACATCGAAAAAAGTATGTGACAGAAAATTAAAAAAGGTTATTGCAAAAGGAGCTACTACAAAGGGCCACACAAAAAGATGCTGAAATTGATATAGAAAAGTAAGTCAATGTTACAGAATCAATTATGTGAAAATATCAATATAGATGATGAAGATTTTAGCATATTGGATGCAACAGTGGTATACAATTTTAGCTGCATATTTTAATAGTAGATTTAGAGGAAAATTCTTTAAACATCAAAAAAGGCAATACTCTAAACTTCAGCACACAACTCCAGGAAATAGTACATGTCGAGCAATCTATAGCCCCTTTTGAATCTGAGAGTGTACTTGAAAATCCATAAACATTAAGTAAACTTTTTAAATAAAATAGTTTCTTTTTCAACTTACTAAATAAACTTCTCCCATCATTGCTGTGTAACAAATCATATACAAAGCTATGGTCTACTTACAAGCAGCGCCTTCTGTTGATGAGATGCTTTTTCTATCTTTAACTCATCCATACTACAGCTTGGCAAGCTTGAATAGCATAAGGAATCTTTTTGTTCTTGTGTTTGTTTCGCCAAGACCTTATTTCTATAAAGTAGGGGTTGAAAATGATCATGGCCTCCATTTACCATATGTAAGACACTATTGTGACTATAATCTATCTTACATGCTTTTGATCCTGAGCTATCTATTAACTGATGCAAGAACGGATCTTGTTGCTTATCAATAGTGTGCAATGGATTACTCTCTGCAACATGCAATTTCACACCATACTTACTACAAAGTACTCTGCCCTCGATATCGGAACGTCCCCAAAATTCATTCTTTCCAATGCTATTGATATATTGGTTACACGTAATTCCACGATTTACGAACTCACCTTCAACCTCATCAAAGTCATTGCCAATTTTACTTATAAACCACTCTGGAGGATTGTCTTGCGCAAATCTCTTACACTCATTCCTTAACTGCTCTACAGTAACTTTGATTCCCTTCTGTTGTTCTAGACTTTGCCTGAATGAATCAAAAAAACAGCTTCCATTATTGATTGCGTGCCCTAAATAGAAGTCATCAGGTATGTTTGATTTTTGCTCTTTATCACCTTGTTTTTCTACCTTTTCAATAATTTCTTCCTCTAAACCAAAAATCTTACTCCAGTTGTATTTACCTTCTAACCCCAATTTTTTACTTTCCTTTTCTGCTGCTTTAGCTAAGTCTGTTTTAGAAATATCCCCTTTTTCTTCATAGAACCTAGATAAAGTTTTAAAGATGTCTATCAGGTAAGTTTTTATGTCAAAATTCTTCTCCTTTTTTACAATATTAGACTCAATATTGCGTAAATCTTGTAATAACTTATGCCTTCTAGCAACTTCCTCCATAGAATCCTTTCTTAACTCTTCACGTTCTGTCCATTTGTTGTTAGACTCGCTTATTACTTCAGGATGCATTAATTTTCCAGACCTTTCAAAATATCCCTGTTCAATAGCATTGTAGACCCAGTAGTCACCGAGCGCGCAATCATTGCCTAACTCTTCTTCGCGACCTTTGAATTTTTCTAATATTTCTTCTCTATTGCTCACTTCTACTA encodes the following:
- a CDS encoding ankyrin repeat domain-containing protein; translation: MKFSEEKRESFSKFFKEVSSNDINKRNEEGETILHQAVEISNYKTIRLLIKKGAEVNARDKNGYTPLHCAVFAKSLENVKVLLREGAEVNATQYVSGCTPLHSACKMGGVEIIKELVKAGAEVNQLNKYGATPMYYIWESEKYRLCDSKESEKASKFLREKGGVTKSRELTCYGIERLVGEIADMLNGSYLPELKIIEIEEIRKRDKSLIKKECQNLASKIISQVNEMIDEVVRRKA
- a CDS encoding ankyrin repeat domain-containing protein; the encoded protein is MLKFGKKEESLLENSYKNIYARDKNGRTALHYAVEVKTVELLVEKGANVNATDIGGYTALHLAVTEKRLETVRELIKSGANINAEEYGNKCTPLHLACMVEKVEIVEELVKAGGEIEQADKFGMTAMDYAKNSKEITEVLKKETDRIEKLFEQQSGKSSMRG
- a CDS encoding DUF2924 domain-containing protein yields the protein MEEETEKKVMNLEKKALVELRRIWKKVYGEEAPRYSKKYLIPRLAYRIQEEAYGEMSRKGTKRLEYLADRLEKGKRISSDKLPVAGTELILERGEETHAVMVTDKGLIYREEFFTSLSAVAGKIMGMSYNGPLLFGLRDQKGRENV
- a CDS encoding recombinase family protein translates to MCKEIRCAIYTRKSNEDGLEQKFNSLDAQRVACEKYIKSREGWVALAKRYDDGGFSGKNLERPAIKELFEDVKTGEVDCVVVYTLDRLSRETKDSIEVTSFFRRHRVNFVAVTQIFDNNTPMGKFVQTVLSGAAQLEREMIVERVKNKIATSKEQGLWMGGTLPLGYDVKDKELIINEKEAKVVRYIFERYLELKSMAELARELNREGYRTKSDIFKKAMVRRIITNPIYMGKIRHYEKQYEGKHEAIIKEEKWQKAQELIKNQPYRKVKYEEALLKGIIKCKGCDVNMTLTYAKKENKRYRYYICNNRLGGKGCASVSRSIVAGEIEKEAMKKAEDLYEKWGEKAEEWKNLSFGKQKEVVKKLIKGVMVKEDGIEVSSESEEKFIPIKKKGNKCTVVEPEGKTNNALLKAVVRAHLWKRQLEEGKYRSVKELSTKINIGTRRIQQILRLNYLAPKIKEDIVNGRQPRALKLADLREIPMLWSEQREKFYGSAS